GGTGGCTGTGGCTTCATCCAAGTCTGTGTAGGGCCGTGGGTGTGGGTGTatatctgggggcagggggagtggcaCAATGTTGTGggtgggggtagagggagggATGTGGCAAAATTTCAGTCGGTGCTAGCTTTTGCCCTGCCCGATCTGGGTCTGCAGCGAACGTGGCTAGGTGCTGCATGGCCCTTGCCTTACGCTTTGTCCCCCCATTGCCACCTGTCAAACGCCAGCCCATGGCTCGGCCTTCCCCCGGCCTTGCTGTGAGGGGAGGGTTTGAGGCTCCCTGTGCACAGCAGAAACTGACAActcaaggtgcaaggcagtgggaCTCCAGCCAGGAGAGTCGCTTCCCCGCTCCCTTTCTTGGGGTTTCCGTGGCCCAGGTGCTGGCGCCAGGCCGGAGCAGTCCCTCCTATCTGTCTGCGCGTGCCTGGGCCAGAGGGCATGGGGCCCTCagcccagtcagcctcatctccgCGGTTAGTCGTTGCTGCCCTAAGTCTTGTCCCATTGGGCGGGGCCGGCTTAGGCGGTGGTTTGTGCAACGGTTCCCCTGCCGTGTTCACATCTGCTTCCAGTCCTAGGGCGCAAGGTCTTCAGCCCGTCCAGCCGGGATGggtttgggccctgatcctgagtgccccacctcccaccccctgatGCCAGCAGGAGGCTGTTTGCACAAAAGAGACGCCGGCAGCAGGGCCCTCGTTGCACAGGGGGGTGGAATGCGGGGAGCGTCAGGGGGTGCACCTGGGACCTCCCATGTGCGGGATGCCCCTGGAGGGTAGCGACGTGGGCTGCCATGTCCCTAACCGCCCCAGGCACCCAGCGATCACCACCGTGGGTGCAGTGGGTGCCATTAACGCCCTCTTGGCATCTCGGCGGTGCCGGGGCTACGGGGCAGATGGGCTCGAAGGGCTCTTTCCTCTGCACCTGGCCCCCAGCCAGGCCCGCCTGGCTCCCACTAGCCCAGGCTGTGAGCCTGCCAGGCGCTGACAACAGGCCTTGGGAAGCAGCCGGACTGCAGAGGGCAGGGCCGTCCCCACTGCAGGGGCTtgcagggggtggagctgggcaggCAGCCCCACTCCTGATTCGCGGGGACGCCGGCGCCTCCCTACCCCAAACTGCAGGCGCAGCGCGCACCAGAGCAGAGCGGCgcaggaggagaagcaggagcaggagcaggagcgggCGGAGACTGAGCGCAGCCCCCGGGCAGGTGAGGATGCGGGGCCGCTGGGGTCCCCTGGCCCGGGCAGCCCGGAGCGGGGGACGCAGCTTGGGGTCTGAGCTGGGGGAACGAGGCGGCGGGCAGGGGGCGAGACAGTGCAGCAGCCGCTCGGCAGGATCGCAGCTGAGAGGcgcagggagctgggggcggtGATGGAGAGCCGGGGAATTGGGGCCGGGGGctggctgctctgcagagacGCAGCCCCGTGTCCGTCTGATTGTCTTGCTCGCCAGCTtttgcctgccccgccccgccctctCTCCAGCCTGCTGGGGATGGGGTTCCTGGCCCAGTGCAGCGGGTTCCTTTGCcttttcccccagctcctgcagggagcagagagagTGGAGCCGGGGCAGGCTCCCGGCGGGGTGAATAATTGCattggtcccccccccccccagctctgcaggcagtgcTGCGGGGACCCCATCTGGTAGTGCGACGCTGCGGATGCTCCCAGAGcgctcagggctgcagtggcgAGCCGTGGCCATGCACCAGTGCAAAGCCCAGCCGCTCCGCAGTCCCGGCGCCGCAGGCTGCGCCGCAGAATGGTGCAGTGTCTCTCCCCGGCGCGTCGCTGCAGCCTGCCAAAGGGGGCATGACTGCAAAATACTGGGGCGTTGGTATGGGGGGGGAGCAGCCGGAGAAGCCAGGAGAATGAGGGAGATAGAGGGTGAcccagcagggtggggtggggtggtgggagagggtggaTGGTCTGGCTGCAGATCAGGGCTTGGGAGCAGATTGTGGGAGGGGCTCGGGATGAGACAGGGAACCCCTTCCCCGCCTCTCTGCCCCGTGCCCCTCTCAGCCcacccctgctgccttcctcctcccccatcccttctttcctctccacctcctcccctctggTGACTCGACTCCCAGCTCCCACCCGGATGAGACAAGAGCAGACTGGATCCCAGAAAGCACAGCCTGGGGGGTGCTAAAAACGCtggaacagaaataaaaataaaccaggcCCTGTAATCAGCAGCACACTCACTTGGGGGTCACTAGAACCCCCCAGGAGCGGGACAGCCATGGGGGGGCCAGAGGACACATTGCATTCAACTTGCAAGACACCTTGGCCATCGAGGTTCCTGGGGTCGTCCGCTCAGCCAAGCAGGTGGCCATCCCTACACACGCCATTGCAGATCTTCCGGGGGCCAGCCCCTGTGCAGTCTCTCTGCCGTTGGGGTTCAGTTCAGGCTGCCCCATGGGCGATGGGGGGGGTGTCAATATTTTGGCGAGCAGAGGCCAGTTGCTGGGCAGGAGGTTGCCTAATAAGGCCAGTCCTCATGTCGAGATTTCACTGACATTGGAAATTGGTTTACTTACCTGCCGGGATCTGAACTCTGCTCCCCTGCTATAGCCCGTGGGCCATCAGCACCCAGCCCAGCCTGTCCCCGTGGGGGGCTCAGGATGTGTCAGGtgggtgtgggcagggctggagtcAGCAGTTTTTGTTACCACGCCCATCAGGGTGGTGGCTGAGGTTGGAGCGGGAGCACTGGTGgctagaactcctgggttctcttcccagctctggcagggaaTGGCTAGCAATTAGGAGGGCACTGGGagcaaggactcctgggttcttttcctggcctGGCTGCTGACTGGCCATGTAACCTTGGTGGTTACATCCCCTCTCTGTGTAACGAGGCAGGTGATACCTGCGCTCCGCAGTAGAACACCTGGAGAGCTGCTGATGACAGATGCTGTAGGAGCAAAGACATCTGTGGTCACCACGCTATGGAGTCCCTGGGGCTGGGTTCATTGGAGTGGGGGGATGTTTTCAGGcccccgggggtggggaggggaagcagagggacCTTGCTGCACATGCTCAGGATATGGCTGCTGGTGGAAGGAATAAGGAGAATTTTTataattaaacaattttttttcttttctaaatgagaAGGGGTCGGGGGAGTTGTCTGGTTTTTAAATCAAGGAACATTGCATGTTTCCAGATCGGGGGCTGCAAACGGGGGAGGGTGTCTGTGaatggacaccccccccccacacacacacacacccccacacacgtATCTTGAGCTTGGGCCTTACTCAAACCAACATAGGAAGCAGGGGAGAGCTGCCTGCATTCTCCAGGCCCTGGGGAGCTGGGTCAGGACTGCTccattcctgccctgccccccgcaaGCACACACAGCCACACCCTTTGCACCCACATCCCTTTTCTGTCACACTCTCACCCACCGGCAAACAGCCCCCTTTTCCCCATCTCTGCCACACACACATTTCTAGGGCTGCCAGCCCCCAGCGCAGCCCAGACACGCTCCCTTCGCATCCCCCGCCTCCTCTCAGCCTCTCGATCTCTTAGCAGCTCCTCCTGTGACAGTGCTGCGGTGGAAAGCGGCGGGCTGCGGACCTGACGGGCAAGCCGCTGCGCCCCAACCCCCGTCCCCAGCAGGACCGGCGGGCAGGGCAAGCCCCTTCTCCCCAGccagggtggtgggaggggggaatgcaggtggaaggggtggggaggggcccccacttgcttcGGCTCAGGgacccacaaacccctaatccacctctgtgcagagggatCTGGAAAAGATGGGTGAGGCTAGGGGCTTGTCCTCATTgcagcactgacttcaatgtTATCCACAGCTTGAGTCCCGTCCCCATGCAAGGGAGACGTTGCTTCTAATTAGAGTTTGGCCCACTCATCAGCTGCTCACACAGCTGCTGTGTGCGGCGCAGTGGTGGCTCTCCCTGGACCTAGGCTAAGCAGAGATATCGCTGCATTGAAGACAGTAGCCGAAGAGAGGAGCAGGGACTGTAAGGAGCCCAAATGCGGCCACCCAGGGCCAATCTGGGCCCCGTTTAGGCGCCGATCCAccacacacatacccctgggATTCATTTGCACTTTGGGAGGGAGTAGGATTTGGTGCCTAGGGTGAGTCAGGAGATCTCTGGGAGTTGCCAGAGGTAAGCAGAGTCGATCGAATGCATAGGGGCCGCAGAAAGTCAAAGGCGTCAGAAGGACAAGTGTCCTGGGGACTAAATGAGACTTGAGCGGTCCCTGCCCTATGGAAGCTGTACTTTGCAGGAAGCCCTTTTATGCAAAGACTGCACAGATGGGGCTGTTCTCTCTGGGTGGAAGAAAATCAGATAGTTAAGAATTCCACAGAGCACTCAGGGTGAATGAATCAGTCTGGTATTTCCTTGCTGCTGCTCAGGGGCGTACACAGAAATTTAACTTTGACCCCTTTTGCGGGGACACATCCTGTGCTCCCACCCCTCACAGCAGGAGCTTGCTCTTCCTTCTCCGGCTCCCACAGGCCCTCGCTTtcctctctgcagccctggggtgGAAGGAGCTCACTTTCTCCACCACCGTGGCCCCGGGGCTGGAATTCTGTGCCCCTGATGATTATTGGGGGGGGTGCCCCTGCTTGCTCCCCCCTTTGTGCATGCCCCTGCTGCTGGTCTTGCAAAAAAAAGTATCCTGCTGACTGGGATCTAGACCTCTCCAGACTGGGTGACCTTCCTGCTGGTGTCAGCACAGAATGTCTCTAACTCTGCCCCCAGACTCTACAGTGCCCTCTTCTGCTTGGCAAACAGCCTGCGTGTGGATTTATGGGCACGCCCGGGTGTGGTCACGCGCCTGTCTGTGGGTGTGCACGTAGGGTCGCACAGATCCCTGTCGGGTCACTAACCAGCATGTTCTcttcctgctcaggccccccTCGCCGTTCTCCACCGCTGACGGCCCCAGCACAGCGGGCGGAAAGATGAATCCCACCATCAGCGTCGCTGTCCTCCTGACAGGTAGGGGCCCAGGGGTGCAATGAtgctgccatctagtggccaTGCGCCATAAGTGGTGCTAGCTGGAGAGACCAGACATAACTTCTAAATAAATGCTTCACTCCAGAGAAAGCCAGGCCAGCtgaatcctcctcctcccctaccGGGgacactggggggcggggggtgttatGATCTGTCCTACTTTGCAGTGACCCCACCGTGGAATGCACTGGCTTCGTGGGGAGAGAGCTCACTCGCCAGCAGCACAACCAAAATGGTTAAAAGCCAAACTACTGCTGCAGGCGAACGGAGAGTCTCCGGTAGCTCAGCCCTCATTTTGCTAGCAGCAAGTCTTGGCTTCTCCAGCCCTGTGTGCGTGTGATTTAGCCAGAAACTGTGACGTGTCTCCATAGCATGTGGATTTACTGCTGCATGCACTGGAGCAAGGGGTAACTGCAGGGGTGCTCCtgccttcacccccctcccccccgccagccccgctcCACCTCCCCTGACCCTGTTGGCCTGTCCCAGTGCTGCAGGCTGCCCATTGCCAGAAGATCAAGGAACTGAGCGCCTGCTTGCTGGGCCAGAACCTGCGCGTGGACTGCCGCTACGAAAACAAGACCGCCAACCCCCTGACCTACGAGTTCAGCATGTTCAAGGACAACAGGAAGCGTGTGATCCAGACCACCTTGAACGTCCCCGAGAACAGCCTCAAGGCACGATCCAACGTCACCCTGTCAAAGGACCTGTTGTGCCTGCAGCTGTTCGACTTCACCACCGCAGACGAGGGCACCTACATCTGCGAGCTGAAGATCACTGGCGACTACACCGGCAACCAGATAAGGAACATCACCGTCATCAAAGGTGGGCAAGGGAGGGGACCCTACCACCCCGGGCTTCTCGCTGACCTAGCACGGTGCATCACCCTCTGTCCTCCCGGCTCTACTACTGATGGGCCAAGGCACCAGTACACAAGGGGCACTGATTCTCACAGGCCCACCTGATGCCCTCTGACCATTTGAGCCCTTTGCCCAATGCTCCTGTTAGATAAAGGCCTGTATGTACTTTCCAACCAactgcagccagggcagggccAGCAACGGagtcacccctccccacacacacatccttgCCTGGAGCCAAACCCTTCTCACCCTCCAGTGCCCTGTGCCTTTTGCAGATATCTATCAGAGGCACCCACCCATCCAGCTTCCCACTGGGCCCTGCAAATCTTAGGGCCAGCCCTGCGCTGGGGAATGGGCCAGATCGGAGCCTTGTGCCTTCCGGCTGCCTGTTCAAACCTAGCCCAGATCTGTAGAACTGTCTCCGTCTGCTGGCTGCTCGGTGGCCCACACGTGTGCTGAGTTTGGTGAGTCTCAGTGGATAGTTGCTAATGTCACCCAAAAGAACCCATCATAGTTGGTATTAATTGGCCCCCAGGACAGATCAGCAGGGTAGCATTAGGGGAAACTAGCCTGACCTCTGCCCACCCTGTGGCTGTTCTGTAGGGAGGGGACTCTAGCCTCCAAGGCTGTCCACCTGGAACATAGCGTCTGTCAGCTTTCTGCTGGAGAGAGGACTCTTCCCATCCCAGAGCGCCACAAAGCACCTCACACCCCACCTCTCTCGGCCTGGGGTCAGGAAGGTACTTCCCTATGGGCAGGATCTTGCCTAGTTGTCCCCTAGGGGTTCCTTCTGCCCGCTTTTGAAGCAGCTAgtgctggccattgtcagagagagGACAGGGGAGTGGATGGAGCACTGACTTGATCGTTCTCGTTTGTACTGCAGTAGGACCTAGAGGTCCCAGTCGAGGTCAGAATCccccttgtgccaggcactgGACAGATACAGTGGGAAGTGCtcccttgccccaaagaacttgcagtCTCGCTAGACAAGacacagagtgggaggggaaatagaggcacatGGAgggggagtgacttgcccaaggtcacccacctGGTCCGTGGCAGAgccgggaagagaacccaggtgtgcCGGCTCCCGGCACCCCATCCGTCCTCTTTCCCCAGGGATCTCATTTTTgcttcttctctctttcccctccccctgccctggcagacaagctggagaaatgtgctGGCGTCAGCCTCTTGATTCAGAACACCTcgtggctgctgctcctgctcctgtccCTGCCACTCCTGCAAGCTGTGGACTTCGTGTCCCTGTGAAGGGAAGGAGCGACCGAACCGCCCAGCCGAGCCCCACCGCCCAAACGTGGCCCTTTGCAAGAGAAGACGATGAACGATTTGAAACCAAGGAAATCTCTGTGTATATCTCTGTCTATATCTGTATATCTACCGAGCCCGCGCTGCCTCGCCATCACACCACATGTCCGAAACACGctgggggccggggtgggggtaTTAAGCAGTATTAAAGGATCCGACGCATGGCGGCATTCCCTCGCACTCTGCTAGATGGTGCAGCTTCTTCCATagcaagttttgtttttgtttgcccCGGTGGCAGGGAGATCTGTAGCCTCGAGGGAGCAGCTTTTCTTGTCCCATTTTTTGTCTTTCAAGGGGGGAAAGCCAGCAGGCCCCCCAGACCTGACTGGTAAAAGAGAGAGGGTCAAAGAGTTAGGGGACCAACTGGGGAGTCCTGGCCACGACCCCAGCCTGGAGAACAGACGTTCACTCAGCAACGCAGGGTTGCCCAGTGTAAAGACTTGTCCTGACCTAGGCAACATCAGGCAAATGGGAAGCTTTGGGATAGAGTACGGTGCACTAGCTTTTCACCTCTGGGGAGCTGGGTTTGAATCCTGCCTGGTGAGATGAATTTGGTGGGCTCTCAGCCTGTTCTTTGGCAGCCAACACTTCCGTATTGCACAAAGCCATGATCATTGGTATGACTGGTTCACCTGCATAGGAAAGGGCCAGCATTGAAACAGATCAGTCTTGGGGCTGAGAGCA
The window above is part of the Caretta caretta isolate rCarCar2 chromosome 22, rCarCar1.hap1, whole genome shotgun sequence genome. Proteins encoded here:
- the THY1 gene encoding thy-1 membrane glycoprotein; this translates as MNPTISVAVLLTVLQAAHCQKIKELSACLLGQNLRVDCRYENKTANPLTYEFSMFKDNRKRVIQTTLNVPENSLKARSNVTLSKDLLCLQLFDFTTADEGTYICELKITGDYTGNQIRNITVIKDKLEKCAGVSLLIQNTSWLLLLLLSLPLLQAVDFVSL